The following are from one region of the Lacinutrix sp. Bg11-31 genome:
- a CDS encoding penicillin-binding protein, which translates to MFIFGLAVVVKLLLIQYVDGDKYRELADKGTIENKPIPANRGNVYSVNGNLLATSIPKYDIRIDTKTPKKKVWQEQIGPLCDSLSKYSGRSSGYYRENLRKARAKKNRYYLLARDIGYSDYIRLRDFPLLKLGAFKGGLIVEQTTKREHPMGGISMRTIGYERTDEDGNITRAGLDGAFGEKYLKGVDGHRMKQKIGKGQWKPIKDSNEIEPQDGYDIYTTINVNIQDIAHHSLLEQLEKYDAEHGCVVVMEVKTGEIRAISNLGKSKSGKYYEKRNYAVWESHEPGSTFKLMAIMAALEDKVIDTSTIIDTKSGYKTFYGRGITDTRGYGKISAGIAFEKSSNIGLASIIDDNYSKNPKKFIDRLKQWKLHENLDLPIVGEGDPVIPEPGDKIWSRNALPSMAYGYNMQLTPLQTLTFYNAIANDGEMLKPRFLRQVKELDREIESFEKVVRVKKIASDETIKKAQKLLENVVEYGTGKGMYSKYFSMAGKTGTARTDYSNFEKWKKDKKYVSSFAGYFPVENPRYSCIVVIHKPSIKVGFYGADVTGPVFKRIAQKIFTDTPIIDEIESLEVENASIDKEFQNFYDIANTYLTIMPSVIGLPIMDALALCENLGLKVKMNGDGVVKSQSIPKGQKVKKNQTIVLELS; encoded by the coding sequence ATGTTCATCTTCGGCCTTGCTGTGGTTGTAAAATTATTACTAATCCAGTATGTGGATGGTGATAAATACCGCGAATTAGCAGATAAGGGAACTATTGAAAACAAGCCAATTCCTGCAAACAGAGGTAATGTGTATTCTGTAAACGGAAACTTGTTGGCAACATCAATTCCTAAATACGATATTAGAATAGATACAAAAACACCAAAGAAAAAGGTGTGGCAGGAGCAAATTGGACCATTGTGCGATTCGTTATCTAAATACTCGGGAAGATCTTCTGGTTATTACAGAGAAAATTTAAGAAAAGCACGCGCGAAAAAGAACCGATACTATTTGTTGGCTCGTGATATTGGGTATTCAGATTATATAAGGTTGCGCGATTTTCCATTATTAAAATTAGGTGCTTTTAAAGGTGGTCTAATTGTGGAGCAAACAACAAAGCGCGAACATCCAATGGGAGGGATTTCTATGAGAACTATAGGTTATGAGCGAACAGATGAAGATGGTAATATAACACGTGCAGGATTAGATGGTGCATTTGGAGAGAAGTATTTAAAAGGTGTCGATGGGCATCGAATGAAGCAGAAAATAGGTAAAGGCCAGTGGAAACCTATTAAGGATTCTAATGAAATTGAACCACAAGATGGTTATGATATTTACACAACTATAAATGTAAATATTCAGGATATTGCACATCACTCTTTATTAGAGCAACTAGAAAAATACGATGCAGAGCATGGTTGTGTTGTTGTCATGGAAGTTAAAACTGGAGAGATTAGAGCTATTTCAAACTTAGGGAAATCTAAATCTGGTAAGTATTACGAGAAAAGAAATTATGCTGTTTGGGAGTCTCACGAACCTGGTTCAACTTTTAAATTAATGGCAATAATGGCTGCTTTAGAAGATAAAGTTATAGATACTTCTACCATTATTGATACTAAAAGTGGGTACAAAACATTTTATGGAAGAGGAATTACAGATACGCGTGGTTATGGTAAAATTTCTGCCGGAATCGCATTCGAGAAATCTTCTAATATTGGTTTAGCATCTATTATAGATGATAACTATTCTAAAAACCCAAAGAAGTTTATAGATAGGTTAAAACAATGGAAGCTTCATGAAAATTTAGACTTGCCAATTGTAGGTGAGGGAGATCCTGTGATACCAGAGCCAGGTGATAAGATTTGGAGTAGAAATGCATTGCCTTCAATGGCTTATGGTTATAATATGCAATTAACACCATTGCAAACCTTAACATTTTATAATGCTATTGCTAATGATGGTGAGATGTTAAAGCCTCGTTTTTTGCGTCAGGTAAAAGAGTTAGATAGGGAGATTGAGAGTTTTGAAAAAGTAGTGCGCGTAAAGAAAATTGCTTCAGATGAAACTATTAAAAAAGCACAAAAGCTTTTAGAGAATGTGGTGGAGTATGGTACCGGAAAAGGAATGTATTCAAAATACTTTTCTATGGCAGGAAAAACAGGAACTGCAAGAACAGATTATAGCAATTTTGAAAAGTGGAAAAAAGATAAAAAGTATGTGTCTTCTTTTGCGGGTTATTTTCCTGTCGAGAATCCTAGGTACTCTTGTATTGTGGTAATACATAAACCAAGTATAAAAGTTGGATTTTATGGAGCAGATGTTACAGGTCCAGTGTTCAAGCGTATTGCGCAAAAGATTTTTACTGATACACCAATTATTGATGAGATAGAATCTTTGGAAGTTGAAAACGCTTCAATAGATAAAGAGTTTCAAAATTTTTATGATATAGCAAATACCTATTTAACAATCATGCCAAGTGTAATTGGTTTGCCGATAATGGATGCTTTGGCTTTGTGTGAAAATTTAGGGTTAAAAGTAAAAATGAATGGTGATGGCGTTGTGAAATCGCAATCCATACCAAAAGGACAAAAAGTAAAGAAAAATCAAACTATAGTTTTAGAATTATCGTGA
- a CDS encoding FtsL-like putative cell division protein: protein MKKNIYSVLRGTFLVSDDSFKNWRMIFFVSGLAIVMIASSHSADKKVYEIARLGNEAKELRSAFIEGRGRLMELKKESVVSAKMKEKGLKTSEVPPQKIKVKPQNKE from the coding sequence ATGAAAAAAAACATCTATAGCGTATTAAGAGGAACGTTTCTAGTTAGCGACGATTCTTTCAAGAATTGGAGAATGATTTTCTTTGTTTCTGGCTTGGCTATAGTGATGATTGCAAGTTCGCATAGTGCAGATAAAAAAGTATACGAAATTGCAAGGTTGGGTAATGAGGCAAAAGAGTTGCGTTCGGCATTTATAGAAGGTAGAGGTCGATTGATGGAATTGAAAAAAGAATCTGTCGTCTCCGCAAAAATGAAAGAAAAAGGCTTGAAAACTTCAGAAGTTCCGCCTCAAAAAATAAAAGTTAAACCACAAAATAAAGAGTAG
- the rsmH gene encoding 16S rRNA (cytosine(1402)-N(4))-methyltransferase RsmH — translation MEYHNPVLLKETVDGLNIKPDGIYVDVTFGGGGHSREILSRLGEKGKLFAFDQDADALENKIDDPRFTLIHENFRFIKRFLRFYGVKEVDGILADFGVSSHQFDVAERGFSTRFEAELDMRMNQKNQLSAYHVINEYDEAQIKQVLLQYGELRAAPAMAKLIVEFRKDEVIKTSDQLKKVMKQFLSPKHENKILAQIYQAIRIEVNQEIEALKEFLAQTPEVLKPNGRLSLISYHSLEDRLVKRFIRNGLFEGEPERDVFGNFEVPLKKVGKLIIPSAEEIKINNRSRSAKLRIAEKI, via the coding sequence ATGGAATATCATAATCCAGTATTATTAAAAGAAACAGTCGATGGTTTAAATATTAAACCAGACGGAATCTATGTGGATGTCACTTTTGGTGGTGGTGGACATAGTAGAGAAATATTAAGTCGTCTTGGAGAAAAAGGAAAGTTATTTGCTTTCGATCAAGATGCAGATGCGCTTGAAAACAAAATTGATGATCCAAGATTTACACTTATTCATGAGAATTTTAGATTTATAAAACGTTTTTTAAGATTTTATGGTGTTAAAGAAGTAGATGGGATTTTGGCAGATTTTGGTGTGTCGTCTCATCAATTCGATGTTGCTGAGCGTGGCTTTTCAACACGATTTGAAGCTGAGTTGGATATGCGAATGAATCAAAAAAATCAGCTATCTGCATATCATGTTATTAATGAGTATGACGAAGCGCAAATTAAGCAAGTGTTGTTGCAATATGGTGAGTTGCGAGCAGCTCCAGCAATGGCAAAGTTAATTGTTGAATTTCGTAAAGATGAAGTGATAAAAACTAGCGATCAGCTTAAAAAGGTAATGAAGCAGTTTTTGTCTCCTAAGCATGAAAATAAAATTTTAGCTCAAATATATCAAGCCATTAGAATTGAGGTGAATCAAGAAATTGAAGCTTTAAAAGAGTTTCTAGCGCAAACACCAGAGGTTTTAAAACCTAATGGAAGGTTAAGCTTAATAAGTTATCATTCTTTAGAAGATAGATTGGTGAAGCGTTTTATAAGAAACGGATTGTTTGAAGGTGAACCAGAAAGAGATGTTTTTGGGAATTTTGAAGTACCACTTAAAAAGGTTGGAAAGTTAATTATTCCTTCAGCAGAAGAAATAAAAATAAACAATAGATCTAGAAGTGCTAAACTTCGTATTGCTGAAAAAATTTAA
- the mraZ gene encoding division/cell wall cluster transcriptional repressor MraZ: MNSLIGTYECKADAKGRLMLPAALKKQLSPVLQNGFVLKRAVFQSCLELYPMAEWEVLMQKVNKLNRFKKKNNDFIRRFTAGVKMVEVDASGRLLIPKDLTVFASISKNVVVSSAINIVEIWDKDKYEQAIDDAAVDFADLAEEVMGQDEDENGIS; the protein is encoded by the coding sequence TTGAACTCATTAATAGGAACATACGAATGTAAAGCAGACGCTAAAGGAAGGCTAATGCTTCCGGCTGCGCTTAAAAAGCAGTTGTCTCCTGTGTTGCAAAATGGTTTTGTGTTGAAACGAGCAGTTTTTCAGTCGTGTTTGGAATTGTATCCAATGGCGGAATGGGAGGTGTTAATGCAAAAGGTAAACAAGCTTAATCGCTTTAAGAAAAAGAACAACGATTTCATCCGTAGGTTTACTGCAGGTGTTAAAATGGTTGAGGTGGATGCGAGTGGAAGATTGTTGATTCCTAAGGATTTAACGGTTTTTGCTAGTATTTCTAAAAACGTGGTTGTGTCTTCGGCAATTAATATTGTTGAGATTTGGGATAAGGATAAATACGAACAAGCCATTGACGATGCAGCTGTAGATTTTGCAGATTTAGCTGAAGAAGTTATGGGTCAAGATGAAGATGAAAATGGAATATCATAA
- a CDS encoding UDP-N-acetylmuramoyl-L-alanyl-D-glutamate--2,6-diaminopimelate ligase, with product MNLLIDILYKVTINAVVGSTGVSIGSIHFNSKNIVVNDLFVAIKGSVVDGHDYIEKAVQQGAVAVVCEQLPEALKDCVSYIVVEDSSSALAVMASNYYGNPSSNLKLVGVTGTNGKTTIATLLFQLFKKAGYKVGLLSTVVIKVDEKDYKATHTTPDSLTINRYLKEMNDKGVEFCFMEVSSHGIHQKRTEGLEFVGGVFTNLTHDHLDYHNTFAEYRDIKKTFFDNLGKHAFAITNADDKNGAVMLQNTKAKQYKYGLKNYADYKAQILENSFSGMLLKVNDSEVWTKLIGGFNASNVLAIYATAELLGLEKTEILRLISLLESVSGRFQYLISEGKVTAIVDYAHTPDALKNVLETINSIRTKNEELITVVGCGGDRDKTKRPKMGHIASALSTKAIFTSDNPRTEVPGTIIEDVEKGVEPQNFKKTLSIVDRKQAIKTACQLANEGDIILIAGKGHETYQEVNGERSDFDDFKIVKELLKQLQK from the coding sequence GTGAATTTATTAATAGATATATTATATAAGGTTACTATCAATGCCGTTGTTGGGTCAACAGGTGTGTCTATAGGTAGCATCCATTTTAACTCAAAAAATATTGTTGTAAACGATTTGTTTGTTGCAATAAAAGGAAGTGTTGTAGATGGACATGATTATATAGAAAAGGCAGTGCAGCAAGGTGCAGTTGCTGTGGTTTGTGAGCAGTTGCCAGAAGCGTTAAAAGATTGTGTTAGTTATATCGTAGTAGAAGATTCTAGTTCAGCATTAGCTGTTATGGCTTCCAATTATTATGGTAATCCATCATCAAATTTAAAATTAGTTGGTGTTACTGGAACTAACGGAAAAACAACCATCGCAACCTTGTTATTTCAGCTCTTTAAAAAGGCTGGTTATAAAGTAGGTTTGTTATCTACTGTTGTTATTAAAGTTGATGAAAAGGATTATAAGGCAACACATACAACGCCAGATTCTCTAACGATTAATCGTTATTTAAAGGAGATGAATGACAAAGGAGTTGAGTTTTGTTTCATGGAAGTGAGTTCTCATGGTATTCACCAAAAAAGAACTGAAGGTTTAGAGTTTGTAGGAGGTGTTTTTACCAATCTTACTCACGATCATTTAGATTATCATAACACGTTTGCTGAATATCGCGACATTAAAAAAACGTTTTTCGATAACCTTGGGAAGCATGCTTTTGCAATAACGAATGCAGATGATAAAAATGGAGCAGTAATGCTTCAGAATACAAAAGCAAAACAATATAAATACGGATTAAAAAATTACGCAGACTATAAAGCTCAAATTCTTGAAAACTCTTTTAGTGGAATGTTGCTAAAGGTTAACGATAGTGAGGTTTGGACAAAATTAATTGGCGGATTTAACGCTTCGAATGTTTTGGCTATTTACGCTACAGCGGAATTGCTAGGACTTGAGAAAACAGAAATTCTTCGCTTAATAAGTCTTTTGGAAAGCGTAAGTGGAAGATTTCAGTATTTAATTTCTGAAGGAAAAGTAACAGCGATTGTAGATTATGCACATACACCAGATGCATTGAAGAATGTATTAGAAACAATAAACAGTATTCGTACTAAAAATGAAGAATTAATAACTGTTGTTGGTTGTGGTGGAGATAGAGATAAAACAAAGCGTCCAAAAATGGGGCATATTGCTTCAGCTTTAAGTACTAAAGCCATTTTTACAAGCGATAACCCAAGAACTGAAGTTCCTGGAACTATTATAGAGGATGTAGAAAAAGGTGTCGAACCTCAAAATTTCAAGAAGACGTTGTCTATTGTAGATAGAAAACAGGCTATTAAAACTGCTTGTCAATTGGCGAACGAAGGAGATATTATATTAATAGCAGGAAAAGGTCATGAAACCTATCAAGAAGTAAATGGAGAACGTAGTGATTTTGATGATTTCAAAATTGTAAAAGAATTATTAAAACAATTACAAAAATAA